A DNA window from Bombus huntii isolate Logan2020A chromosome 10, iyBomHunt1.1, whole genome shotgun sequence contains the following coding sequences:
- the LOC126870420 gene encoding uncharacterized protein C15orf61 homolog, with the protein MLVKVLSTRRKLVVCPYGTWLKIASKKTKPSASEVLTSYLLQTNEPPWTSYFVKYADVVNDQRGMSHFNWPVGNSNYHVLRTGCFPYIKYHCTKRPRQDLSAEDKFFKAIKLLNLGIPTLMYGLAAILLIRHREIVNTSQGNVVIYFLLPEDKGSMY; encoded by the exons ATGCTTGTAAAAGTCTTGTCCACACGAAGGAAACTCGTCGTTTGTCCGTACGGTACTTGGCTGAAGATTGCTTCCAAAAAGACCAAACCCTCGGCATCCGAG GTCTTAACAAGTTATCTCCTGCAAACGAACGAGCCACCATGGACTTCGTATTTTGTCAAGTATGCCGACGTTGTGAACGATCAAAGAGGGATGTCCCACTTCAATTGGCCAGTAGGCAACAGCAATTATCATGTACTTAGAACCGGCTGCTTTCCATACATCAAATATCACTGTACCAAGAGGCCACGACAGGACCTCAGCGCCGAGGACAAATTTTTCAAGGCGATCAAGCTTCTGAACCTTG GTATACCTACATTAATGTATGGACTGGCAGCAATTTTATTGATCAGACACCGAGAAATCGTGAATACGTCCCAAGGAAACGTAGTGATATATTTCTTACTGCCCGAGGACAAAGGTTCCATGTACTGA